A window of the Helianthus annuus cultivar XRQ/B chromosome 4, HanXRQr2.0-SUNRISE, whole genome shotgun sequence genome harbors these coding sequences:
- the LOC110924165 gene encoding uncharacterized protein LOC110924165, whose product MQKFSNTRLDAFPSVSAYCQELKVLADQLANVNAPVDDERLVLQLIAGLNESYEGIATILQQQDPLPSFYTSRSRLIEVETRKAEQALLASKTAMALNTTTSRTPTHTDSPPNTYRSDSRGHGRSRGRGRGRSSSGRSRFPPTNTYWQPPYAPWMTPWSGYQL is encoded by the coding sequence ATGCAGAAATTTTCCAACACTCGTCTGGATGCTTTTCCCTCCGTCTCTGCCTATTGCCAAGAACTCAAAGTCCTGGCCGATCAACTAGCCAATGTCAATGCCCCGGTTGATGATGAACGTCTTGTGTTGCAACTCATCGCTGGGCTTAATGAATCTTATGAAGGGATTGCTACTATCCTTCAACAACAAGACCCTCTACCCTCTTTCTATACCTCGCGCTCCAGGCTCATCGAAGTTGAAACCCGCAAAGCCGAACAGGCGCTCCTTGCGTCTAAAACTGCCATGGCCCTAAACACCACCACCAGCCGCACACCAACCCACACCGACTCACCTCCGAACACTTACCGCTCCGATTCGCGGGGACATGGCAGGTCTCGGGGACGTGGCCGCGGTCGCAGTTCGTCTGGCCGATCACGCTTCCCACCTACCAACACCTACTGGCAGCCGCCCTATGCTCCCTGGATGACTCCCTGGTCCGGGTACCAACTGTAA
- the LOC110924166 gene encoding F-box/LRR-repeat protein 25, producing the protein MLTEELVEEGIRFEDKDEDLISKLPDCILVEIVSRLPTTKEAIRTGTLSKRWEHLWTSVSNLVFLDHNENKFVFDFFSFVDKTLTQRPRLKLYTFKLHTYYNSRLYGSHIQNWIRYAVTCNVEHLILRLWNRGYRNEFPLDQFVFINSCFTHVTLSCCAFNPTGAISWKNLRKFCIAYGKFDEDFFENVSSGSPMLETLELKYCYGYTRLNITSKSVKNLVFEGYAHACYCDIIEFNAPNILTLIVQDVLVLRKFLLLNVSSLVEAHLDYTIPSWEYETTPEEAEEEMLKGFILNLRHVKHLKVGISCSKVLDRLKAKGFLSPLNLKDPSDTSPL; encoded by the exons ATGCTTACGGAAGAATTGGTGGAAGAAGGGATTCGATTTGAAGACAAAGATGAAGATCTAATTAGTAAGTTACCAGACTGCATACTTGTTGAAATAGTTTCTCGTTTACCCACTACAAAAGAAGCCATTAGAACAGGCACTCTCTCCAAACGATGGGAACATCTTTGGACTTCTGTTTCTAATCTCGTTTTTCTAGATCATAATGAAAACAAATTTGTATTCGATTTCTTTTCTTTCGTCGACAAAACCCTAACTCAGCGTCCCAGACTGAAGCTTTACACATTCAAACTACATACCTACTACAATAGTCGTCTGTATGGATCTCATATCCAAAACTGGATTCGTTATGCTGTTACTTGTAACGTTGAACACCTTATTTTGAGGTTATGGAATCGGGGATATAGAAACGAGTTTCCGCTAGATCAGTTTGTTTTCATCAATTCTTGTTTTACTCATGTTACATTGTCATGTTGTGCATTTAATCCAACTGGGGCGATTAGTTGGAAAAACCTTAGGAAGTTCTGTATTGCTTATGGGAAGTTTGATGAAGATTTTTTTGAAAATGTATCATCTGGCAGTCCTATGTTGGAAACTCTGGAGTTGAAGTATTGCTATGGTTACACGCGCTTAAATATCACTTCAAAGAGTGTTAAGAACTTGGTGTTTGAAGGATACGCGCATGCTTGTTATTGTGATATTATCGAATTCAATGCTCCCAATATTTTGACGCTGATAGTGCAAGATGTTCTAGTGTTGAGGAAGTTTTTGTTGCTAAATGTGTCTTCTTTAGTTGAAGCTCACCTAGATTATACGATTCCTTCCTGGGAATATGAGACCACCCCTGAAGAAGCTGAAGAAGAGATGCTTAAAGGATTTATACTCAACCTTAGACATGTCAAGCACCTCAAAGTTGGGATTTCCTGTTCTAAG GTTCTTGATCGTTTGAAAGCTAAAGGTTTCCTTTCTCCATTGAACTTGAAGGACCCTAGTGATACTTCACctctataa